From a region of the Methanoculleus receptaculi genome:
- a CDS encoding ribonuclease III domain-containing protein, which produces MNQWENSNRNLRAVEERIGYTFRNPSLLERALTRLACTLETGLPPEMHMDALATLGDAVINVAVVEAVVAEGVHDKGAITNRKMNLVNMSRLRALAEEIGLAEHVRWGKGEAAQRVWTSGRVLAECLEALIGAVYLDGGMEPAAEVLRRLGLIKRA; this is translated from the coding sequence ATGAACCAGTGGGAGAACAGCAACCGCAACCTGCGGGCGGTAGAGGAGCGGATTGGCTACACATTCCGCAACCCCTCCCTGCTTGAGCGGGCGCTAACCCGCCTGGCCTGCACCCTGGAGACCGGTCTTCCCCCGGAGATGCACATGGACGCCCTGGCAACCCTCGGCGACGCCGTGATCAACGTCGCGGTCGTGGAGGCTGTGGTGGCGGAGGGGGTGCACGACAAGGGCGCGATCACCAACCGGAAGATGAACCTGGTGAACATGTCCAGGCTCCGCGCCCTTGCAGAAGAGATCGGCCTTGCCGAGCATGTCCGGTGGGGAAAGGGTGAAGCCGCCCAGAGGGTCTGGACATCCGGCCGGGTTCTCGCCGAATGCCTGGAAGCGCTCATAGGCGCTGTCTATCTGGACGGCGGTATGGAGCCGGCCGCGGAGGTGCTCCGGCGGCTCGGGCTCATCAAGAGGGCTTAA
- a CDS encoding AMP-binding enzyme has product MLRTVHGNDERYRTYWNTIPGCYTAGDLAVKDEEGYIMVLGRADDLIVVAGHNIGTAEVESALVSHRAVAEAAVIGKPDPLKGNVIKAFVTLCVGVAPGDGLTAELARHVRKTLGPIAVPAEIEYVDRLPKTRSGKIMRRVLKARELGMDPGDISTLEE; this is encoded by the coding sequence ATGCTCCGGACGGTCCACGGGAACGATGAGCGTTACCGCACCTACTGGAACACCATCCCGGGGTGCTACACCGCAGGCGACCTGGCGGTGAAGGATGAGGAGGGCTACATCATGGTTCTCGGCCGTGCAGACGACCTGATAGTCGTTGCCGGGCACAACATCGGGACGGCCGAGGTCGAGAGTGCGCTCGTCTCTCATAGGGCGGTGGCCGAGGCTGCAGTCATCGGAAAACCCGATCCCCTTAAAGGAAACGTCATCAAGGCCTTCGTCACCCTCTGTGTGGGGGTGGCTCCCGGAGACGGTCTCACGGCTGAGCTCGCACGCCATGTCAGGAAAACCCTGGGACCGATCGCGGTGCCTGCCGAGATCGAGTATGTGGATAGGCTCCCAAAGACCCGGAGCGGCAAGATCATGCGCCGTGTCCTGAAGGCCCGCGAACTCGGTATGGACCCGGGCGACATCTCCACCCTGGAGGAGTAG
- a CDS encoding peptidylprolyl isomerase, whose amino-acid sequence MAEKRVVLHTTMGDITIRLYNDMPVTAGNFEKLVRSGFYDGTVFHRVIDGFMIQGGDPTGTGSGGPGYTIPDEFVKGHSNQRGTIAMANTGRPNTGGSQFFINLVDNAYLDWDDPRTPSAHPVFGEVVGGMDVVDRIGKVKTDSADRPKVAVRITKAEVVER is encoded by the coding sequence ATGGCAGAGAAGAGAGTCGTGCTCCACACGACAATGGGCGATATAACGATCCGGCTCTACAATGATATGCCGGTGACCGCCGGAAACTTCGAAAAACTGGTCCGTTCTGGTTTCTACGACGGCACTGTGTTTCACCGTGTGATCGACGGGTTCATGATCCAGGGTGGTGATCCCACCGGCACCGGAAGCGGCGGGCCGGGCTATACCATCCCCGACGAGTTCGTGAAGGGCCACTCGAACCAGCGGGGCACGATCGCGATGGCGAACACCGGCCGCCCGAACACCGGCGGCAGCCAGTTCTTCATAAACCTGGTAGATAACGCCTACCTCGACTGGGACGACCCACGCACGCCGAGCGCCCACCCGGTCTTTGGTGAGGTGGTCGGGGGGATGGACGTCGTTGACAGGATCGGGAAGGTGAAGACGGACTCCGCTGACAGACCAAAGGTCGCCGTCCGGATAACGAAGGCTGAAGTCGTGGAGCGATGA
- a CDS encoding AMP-binding protein, translating into MTDSFAVKLEEKKHYPDPLLKANAWVTDYARTYREFLRDPEGFWDGIARELSWFEPWDRVLEWNYPYAKWFVNGKLNITYNCLDRHVSSSRKDKPAIIWHGESGEKRILTYEDLHREVMRFANGLLSLGIRKGDRVCIYMPLVPEQIVAMLACARIGAVHSVVFGGFGAGALSMRINDAEAKVLITADVGYRRGKTVPLREIALEALAQAPSIERVVVLRRARPAVELDGVREVDYAELMARSGPECPLEVMDAEDPLFILYTSGSTGAPKGIVHTCGGYAVGTYYTTKCVFDIKENDIYWCTADTGWITGHSYIVYGPLAVGTTVVIAEGTPDYPDPGAYWRIVQDLGVTIFYTAPTAIRMFMRYGDEWPKNYDLSSLRVLGSVGEPLNPEAFEWFYHVIGGGRCPIVDTWWQTETGMHMVTTMIGEPMKPGFAGKLCRETHPWRRCRRRQPPGRAGPSRHRRVPGHKGTVACNAPDGPRER; encoded by the coding sequence ATGACAGATTCGTTCGCCGTGAAACTGGAAGAGAAGAAGCACTACCCGGACCCGCTTCTCAAGGCTAACGCCTGGGTGACTGACTACGCCCGGACATACCGGGAGTTCCTGCGCGACCCGGAGGGTTTCTGGGACGGGATCGCCCGCGAACTCTCCTGGTTCGAGCCCTGGGACAGGGTTCTGGAGTGGAACTACCCCTACGCGAAGTGGTTCGTCAACGGGAAACTCAACATAACCTATAACTGCCTGGACAGGCACGTTTCCAGCAGCAGGAAGGACAAACCGGCGATCATCTGGCATGGGGAGAGCGGAGAAAAGCGGATCCTCACATACGAAGACCTGCATCGTGAGGTGATGCGGTTTGCAAACGGGCTTTTGAGTCTGGGGATCAGAAAGGGCGATCGGGTCTGCATCTACATGCCGCTCGTCCCGGAGCAGATAGTCGCGATGCTTGCCTGCGCCAGGATCGGGGCCGTTCACTCGGTTGTCTTCGGGGGGTTCGGGGCGGGTGCGCTTTCGATGCGGATCAACGATGCCGAGGCGAAGGTTCTGATCACCGCTGACGTCGGTTACCGCCGGGGAAAGACCGTCCCTCTCCGGGAGATCGCGCTTGAGGCGCTCGCTCAGGCGCCATCGATCGAGCGCGTCGTCGTCCTCAGGCGGGCGAGGCCGGCCGTCGAGCTCGACGGTGTGCGCGAGGTGGACTACGCCGAACTTATGGCCCGTTCCGGGCCAGAATGCCCGCTGGAGGTGATGGACGCCGAGGATCCGCTCTTCATCCTCTACACAAGCGGTTCGACCGGCGCACCGAAAGGGATCGTGCACACCTGCGGTGGGTATGCGGTCGGGACGTACTACACGACGAAATGCGTCTTCGACATCAAGGAGAATGATATCTACTGGTGCACCGCCGACACCGGCTGGATCACCGGCCACAGCTACATCGTCTACGGCCCGCTTGCGGTCGGCACGACAGTTGTCATCGCCGAAGGTACGCCCGACTACCCGGATCCGGGCGCCTACTGGCGGATCGTCCAGGATCTCGGGGTGACGATCTTCTACACCGCGCCCACAGCCATCCGGATGTTCATGCGCTACGGCGACGAGTGGCCGAAGAACTACGATCTCTCATCGCTCCGCGTTCTGGGCTCAGTCGGGGAGCCGCTCAACCCTGAGGCGTTTGAATGGTTCTACCATGTCATCGGCGGCGGCAGGTGCCCGATCGTCGATACCTGGTGGCAGACCGAGACCGGGATGCACATGGTCACCACGATGATCGGCGAGCCGATGAAACCCGGGTTTGCCGGGAAACTTTGCCGGGAAACCCATCCCTGGCGCCGTTGTCGACGTCGTCAACCGCCAGGGCGAGCCGGTCCCTCCCGGCACCGGCGGGTTCCTGGTCATAAAGGAACCGTGGCCTGCAATGCTCCGGACGGTCCACGGGAACGATGA
- a CDS encoding nucleoside-triphosphatase produces MYSGANVYSYMNGRPPVFIITGEQGQCKTTFLHQVLGLIVGANVRVRGIIAPGHVRDGRRSGFTLVDLATGEHEELCSIDPDPRCEVHGRFYFRPEALAFGRRALAPPDPRSTDLLVVDEVGRFELQGAVWADSLDRLVGHPHPPMIWTVRRRLLHTVVERWNIKNAVVVDVGAASVMATADAVMDAVWEWREAQAFSRVTPAAPQADCIPCLSLLVADAAAAGASQNSPIILRRCYSP; encoded by the coding sequence ATGTACTCTGGAGCGAACGTCTACTCCTATATGAACGGCAGGCCGCCGGTATTCATCATCACCGGCGAACAGGGTCAGTGCAAGACGACGTTCCTGCACCAGGTTCTGGGGCTCATCGTCGGGGCAAATGTTCGGGTGAGGGGGATCATTGCCCCAGGCCATGTGCGGGACGGCAGGAGATCGGGATTCACGCTGGTCGACCTGGCCACCGGTGAACACGAGGAACTCTGCTCTATCGACCCCGACCCTCGGTGCGAGGTTCACGGCCGTTTCTACTTCCGGCCGGAAGCGCTCGCGTTCGGGCGGAGAGCGCTCGCGCCGCCCGATCCCCGGTCTACCGATCTGCTGGTGGTTGACGAGGTCGGGAGGTTTGAACTGCAGGGTGCGGTCTGGGCGGACAGCCTCGATCGACTGGTCGGTCATCCTCATCCACCGATGATCTGGACGGTCAGGCGCAGGCTGCTCCACACGGTTGTCGAGCGCTGGAACATCAAGAACGCCGTCGTGGTGGACGTGGGGGCAGCGAGCGTCATGGCGACGGCCGATGCCGTGATGGATGCGGTCTGGGAATGGCGGGAGGCGCAGGCGTTCTCCAGGGTCACGCCAGCAGCACCGCAGGCGGATTGCATCCCCTGTCTCTCTTTGCTGGTTGCGGATGCGGCCGCTGCCGGAGCCTCACAAAACAGCCCGATAATCCTCCGGAGATGCTATAGCCCATAG
- a CDS encoding L-lactate MFS transporter, translated as MPDTTPAIFGMRAEKGRWGLVALGLIINLCLGSIYAWSVFTAPLAAHFTEVLGRHVTAGEVLLPFSVFLAFFAIAMPLAGKYIERYGPRNVTIVGGILTGFGWLLASTVSSVEALYIVYGVIGGLGVGITYGVPVAVATQWFPDRRGFAVGLTLLGFGFSAFITANIAGALIAAYGVMTTFRIFGIAFIVLLVLSALPLRFPPAGWRPAGWTPPPPGSGSAPACECDRGTMLRTGTFYGLFACYFIGCLAGLTAISIAQPVGTEVAGVSAALATALVGFFAIFNGLGRPVFGSLTDRITPQKTAMLTFALIAVASLLLWLVPGVPSYIIAFAILWGCLGGWLAIAPTATASYFGTCDYPRCYGVVFLAYGAGAIAGPQVAGFIRTASGTYLGVFPLVAALAVVGFIIAWLLMRPPSRVPAPEKEKEEGL; from the coding sequence ATGCCCGATACAACACCAGCGATCTTCGGTATGCGCGCAGAGAAGGGACGGTGGGGGCTGGTCGCCCTTGGGCTCATAATCAACCTCTGCCTTGGGAGCATATACGCCTGGAGCGTCTTCACCGCGCCACTTGCCGCGCACTTCACGGAGGTGCTCGGCCGGCATGTGACGGCCGGGGAGGTCCTCCTCCCGTTCTCGGTCTTCCTGGCGTTCTTCGCGATAGCGATGCCGCTTGCCGGGAAGTACATCGAACGCTACGGCCCAAGGAATGTGACGATAGTTGGCGGGATCCTCACCGGTTTCGGCTGGCTCCTGGCATCGACGGTATCTTCGGTCGAGGCCCTATACATTGTCTATGGGGTGATCGGAGGCCTCGGGGTCGGTATCACCTATGGGGTGCCGGTCGCTGTGGCCACCCAGTGGTTCCCTGACCGCAGGGGGTTTGCGGTTGGGCTCACACTGCTCGGGTTCGGGTTCTCGGCCTTTATCACCGCAAACATTGCTGGAGCCCTGATCGCTGCCTACGGTGTTATGACAACATTCCGGATCTTCGGCATCGCCTTCATCGTCCTGCTGGTTCTCTCGGCCCTGCCGCTACGGTTCCCACCGGCCGGCTGGCGACCCGCCGGCTGGACGCCTCCGCCGCCCGGCAGTGGCAGCGCACCGGCCTGTGAGTGTGATCGGGGCACGATGCTCCGGACGGGGACATTCTACGGGCTCTTTGCCTGTTATTTCATCGGTTGCCTGGCCGGGTTGACAGCCATCTCTATCGCGCAGCCGGTTGGAACGGAGGTTGCCGGGGTCAGTGCCGCGCTCGCGACAGCTCTCGTCGGGTTCTTCGCCATATTCAACGGCCTTGGCCGCCCGGTCTTCGGAAGCCTCACCGACCGTATAACCCCGCAGAAGACTGCGATGCTGACTTTTGCGCTTATAGCGGTGGCATCTCTTCTGCTCTGGCTTGTACCGGGGGTGCCGTCTTACATCATTGCGTTCGCCATACTCTGGGGATGCCTGGGTGGCTGGCTCGCCATCGCGCCGACGGCGACGGCCTCGTACTTCGGGACGTGTGACTACCCGCGCTGTTACGGAGTTGTCTTCCTGGCCTACGGTGCGGGGGCCATCGCCGGGCCGCAGGTTGCCGGGTTCATCCGGACGGCGAGCGGGACATACCTCGGTGTCTTCCCGCTGGTTGCGGCCCTTGCCGTCGTCGGTTTTATCATCGCCTGGCTCCTGATGCGCCCGCCGTCCAGGGTTCCGGCGCCGGAGAAGGAAAAAGAGGAGGGTCTTTAA
- a CDS encoding DUF2703 domain-containing protein — translation MKKELIIEWKHVGEDLDTTCERCHDTGTALKAVISEITTILEMEGVSVRLIETVLPATAVEESNSLLFNGVPIEELLEGVEVISTPCASCACITCEEDTECRALRYSGEDYEAIPPELIGRAVARALEME, via the coding sequence ATGAAGAAAGAACTTATCATCGAATGGAAACACGTTGGAGAGGATCTCGATACCACCTGCGAACGGTGCCACGATACTGGAACGGCTCTCAAAGCGGTTATCTCGGAGATCACTACAATCCTTGAGATGGAAGGTGTCAGCGTCAGGCTGATCGAGACCGTGCTCCCGGCAACGGCCGTTGAAGAGTCAAATTCCCTCCTCTTCAACGGTGTACCGATCGAGGAACTGCTGGAAGGCGTGGAGGTGATCTCGACACCCTGCGCCTCCTGCGCCTGCATAACCTGCGAGGAGGATACGGAGTGCAGGGCGCTCCGCTACAGCGGCGAGGACTACGAGGCCATCCCGCCGGAACTGATCGGGCGGGCGGTCGCAAGAGCGCTCGAGATGGAGTGA
- a CDS encoding putative zinc-binding protein, producing MEPITLVTCSGLSSTGKVTARAGMVVLQRFPGSVEECIPAARLQEPPCGRILALDGCEDACALKKLRETGVMPDLHIVATECGIVKNGMEEPRFDEIERLAAAVIAALRDGRK from the coding sequence ATGGAGCCCATAACCCTGGTCACCTGCTCCGGGCTCTCCAGCACAGGGAAGGTGACCGCCAGGGCCGGAATGGTGGTCCTGCAGCGGTTTCCGGGCAGCGTTGAGGAGTGTATCCCGGCAGCCAGGCTCCAGGAACCGCCATGCGGCAGAATTCTCGCCCTGGACGGCTGCGAAGATGCCTGTGCACTCAAAAAACTCCGGGAGACCGGGGTGATGCCTGACCTCCACATCGTCGCGACCGAGTGCGGGATCGTGAAAAACGGGATGGAGGAGCCGCGGTTCGACGAGATCGAACGGCTGGCGGCGGCCGTGATCGCGGCCCTCCGGGACGGGAGGAAGTGA